From Pelomonas sp. SE-A7, a single genomic window includes:
- a CDS encoding DUF3567 domain-containing protein, whose protein sequence is MHMLYNSPSYIVVQFEVPVDAGAPEDASHCLSRGGFEIVDKFARREIFIEGAMAQQFQEGVEALIGDGEPSEDELDDFIERYANMGQQPVVMH, encoded by the coding sequence ATGCACATGCTTTACAACTCCCCCAGCTACATCGTGGTCCAGTTCGAAGTGCCGGTCGATGCGGGCGCCCCCGAGGACGCCTCGCACTGCCTGAGCCGCGGCGGCTTCGAGATCGTCGACAAGTTCGCCCGCCGCGAGATCTTCATCGAGGGCGCCATGGCCCAGCAGTTCCAGGAAGGCGTCGAAGCCCTGATCGGCGACGGCGAGCCCTCCGAGGATGAACTCGACGACTTCATCGAGCGCTACGCCAACATGGGGCAGCAGCCGGTCGTGATGCACTGA
- a CDS encoding DUF3108 domain-containing protein — protein MSTIVHMPRVLSLTLAPTPPRRWLMALAAALALHGLLGWSLLRTRPLPLSVAEPGRLQVASVRLAAPPAVQSEDKPAPAPGPITRPNAPPAAEPVLAAPTPRPAEGFSWRYQLLQGGKQGSARLSWQPLEAGYELVLERELEGRALPAWRSLGELDASGGLAPRRFAQRLRERDRQATNFRRDEGLVSFSASPALRPLLPGSQDRISWWLQLAALVDAEPRRYAAGTELLMPVAGLRGELPNWRFVVRGAERLELPAGVVEGALHLERDPLGSWDGRIEVWLDPARHHLPVRVRHSVGEVVRWELLLSQPLHAIE, from the coding sequence ATGTCTACCATTGTCCACATGCCGCGCGTGCTTTCGTTGACCCTCGCTCCCACGCCGCCCCGCCGCTGGCTGATGGCGCTGGCGGCCGCCCTGGCCTTGCATGGGCTGCTGGGTTGGAGCCTGCTGCGGACGCGGCCCCTGCCGCTGAGCGTCGCCGAGCCGGGGCGCCTCCAGGTCGCCAGCGTGCGCCTGGCCGCGCCTCCGGCCGTGCAGAGCGAGGACAAGCCGGCTCCGGCGCCCGGTCCGATCACCCGCCCGAACGCCCCTCCAGCCGCCGAGCCGGTGCTGGCCGCACCCACCCCACGCCCGGCCGAGGGCTTCAGCTGGCGGTACCAGCTGCTGCAGGGCGGCAAGCAGGGCTCGGCCCGGCTCAGCTGGCAGCCGCTGGAGGCCGGCTACGAGCTGGTGCTGGAGCGCGAACTGGAGGGCCGGGCCTTGCCGGCCTGGCGCAGTCTCGGCGAGCTGGATGCCTCGGGCGGCCTGGCGCCGCGGCGCTTCGCCCAGCGGCTGAGGGAGCGCGACCGCCAGGCCACCAACTTCCGCCGTGACGAGGGCCTGGTCAGCTTCTCGGCCAGTCCGGCGCTGCGGCCGCTGCTGCCCGGCAGCCAGGACCGCATCAGCTGGTGGTTGCAGCTGGCCGCCCTGGTCGATGCCGAACCGCGCCGCTACGCCGCCGGCACCGAGCTGCTGATGCCGGTGGCCGGCCTGCGCGGCGAGCTGCCGAACTGGCGCTTCGTGGTGCGCGGCGCCGAGCGGCTGGAGCTGCCGGCCGGCGTGGTCGAGGGCGCGCTGCACCTGGAGCGCGACCCGCTCGGCAGCTGGGACGGCCGTATCGAGGTCTGGCTGGACCCGGCCCGTCACCACCTGCCGGTGCGGGTCCGCCACAGCGTTGGCGAGGTGGTGCGCTGGGAGCTGCTGCTGTCCCAGCCGCTTCATGCAATCGAATGA
- a CDS encoding prohibitin family protein codes for MFNSASSSSSRLGALPKFALGTVAVIVLISLINPVRVVQSGTRGVITTFGKVDPEPLGEGLHFVIPMVNRVHMIDVRLQKNEGKGVAASRDLQQVSVSAALNWRLDPALVAQTYQSIGNEHAVAVRVIEPAAQESTKAIAAQYTAEELVTKRTEVSTKIRDALEQRLKRHGVIVDSLAAVNYDFSAVFDKAIEAKVEAEQKKLTAERDLERIKVEAEQALAKARGEAESLKAKRLEITPELLRLKQLENEADAIKKWDGRLPQYTGAGTPFIQMNSGAGKQ; via the coding sequence ATGTTCAACAGTGCTTCTTCGTCGTCGTCACGCCTGGGCGCCCTGCCCAAATTCGCGCTCGGCACCGTCGCGGTGATCGTGCTGATCAGCCTGATCAATCCGGTGCGGGTGGTGCAGTCGGGCACCCGGGGGGTGATCACCACCTTCGGCAAGGTCGATCCGGAGCCGCTGGGCGAGGGCCTGCACTTCGTGATCCCCATGGTCAACCGGGTCCACATGATCGACGTGCGCCTGCAGAAGAACGAGGGCAAGGGCGTGGCCGCCTCGCGCGACCTGCAGCAGGTCAGCGTCTCGGCGGCATTGAACTGGCGCCTCGACCCGGCCCTGGTAGCCCAGACCTACCAGAGCATAGGCAACGAGCATGCGGTGGCGGTGCGGGTCATCGAGCCCGCCGCCCAGGAATCGACCAAGGCCATCGCCGCCCAGTACACGGCCGAGGAGCTGGTGACCAAGCGCACCGAGGTCAGCACCAAGATCCGCGATGCGCTGGAGCAGCGGCTCAAGCGCCATGGCGTGATCGTCGATTCGCTGGCCGCGGTCAACTACGACTTCTCGGCCGTGTTCGACAAGGCCATCGAGGCCAAGGTCGAGGCCGAGCAGAAGAAGCTCACGGCCGAGCGCGACCTGGAGCGCATCAAGGTCGAGGCCGAGCAGGCCCTGGCCAAGGCGCGCGGCGAGGCCGAGTCGCTGAAGGCCAAGCGCCTTGAGATCACGCCGGAGCTCTTGCGCCTGAAGCAGCTGGAGAACGAGGCCGATGCGATCAAGAAATGGGATGGCCGCCTGCCGCAGTACACCGGCGCCGGCACGCCCTTCATCCAGATGAACAGTGGCGCGGGCAAGCAGTGA
- a CDS encoding DUF4197 domain-containing protein, whose translation MKRRHLILAAGPALWLPTAHAQLSETDAASGIRAALERGASSAVSLLGKNDGFFANPLVRIELPDKLKSAVKLLKATGQGQKVEDLLLAMNRAAEAAVPAAKPLLVKAVKDISVEDALKLVRGGNDKAVTEFFAGKTRAPLHDQFLPIVTRATEKVALADKYNAVAGKAAGLGLLKGDDANIQQYVTGRALDGLFLMIGEEEKKIRQDPIGTGSALLKKVFGGKP comes from the coding sequence ATGAAGCGTAGACACCTGATCCTGGCGGCCGGTCCGGCCCTGTGGCTGCCCACCGCCCATGCCCAGCTGAGCGAGACCGATGCCGCCAGCGGCATTCGCGCGGCGCTGGAGCGCGGCGCCTCGTCGGCCGTTTCGCTGCTGGGCAAGAATGACGGCTTCTTCGCCAACCCGCTGGTGCGCATCGAGCTGCCCGACAAGCTCAAGAGCGCGGTCAAGCTGCTCAAGGCCACGGGCCAGGGCCAGAAGGTCGAGGACCTGCTGCTGGCCATGAACCGCGCCGCCGAGGCGGCCGTGCCGGCGGCCAAGCCGCTGCTGGTCAAGGCGGTCAAGGACATCAGCGTCGAGGACGCGCTCAAGCTGGTCCGCGGCGGCAACGACAAGGCGGTCACCGAGTTCTTCGCCGGCAAGACCCGGGCGCCGCTGCACGATCAGTTCCTGCCCATCGTCACGCGCGCCACCGAGAAGGTGGCCCTGGCCGACAAGTACAACGCCGTGGCCGGCAAGGCCGCGGGCCTGGGCCTGCTCAAGGGCGACGATGCCAATATCCAACAGTACGTCACCGGCAGGGCCCTGGACGGCCTGTTCCTGATGATCGGCGAGGAAGAAAAGAAGATCCGCCAGGACCCGATAGGCACGGGCAGCGCCCTCTTGAAGAAGGTGTTCGGGGGCAAGCCTTGA
- a CDS encoding MSMEG_1061 family FMN-dependent PPOX-type flavoprotein, with product MDSVSALRRTYPAPDAPATLDKECDHVHPLYRPFIDAATFCVLATQAADGRLDTSPRGDARGQLVEVVDEGRTLLMPDRRGNNRIDSLRNIVHEPQVALLFLIPGIGEAIRVMGRARISAAPALLQRFAVDGDKLPRSVLVVEVDKVFFQCARAVKRSGLWDPAAQIERSSLPSTGSVLAGLSAGFDGAAYDEALPARQQATLY from the coding sequence CTGGACAGCGTGTCGGCGCTGCGCCGCACCTACCCGGCACCGGACGCTCCGGCCACGCTGGACAAGGAATGCGACCACGTCCATCCGCTGTACCGACCCTTCATCGACGCCGCCACTTTCTGCGTGCTGGCCACGCAGGCGGCCGACGGCCGGCTGGACACATCGCCGCGCGGCGATGCCCGCGGCCAGCTGGTCGAGGTGGTCGATGAAGGCCGCACCCTGCTGATGCCGGACCGGCGCGGCAACAACCGCATTGACAGCCTGCGCAACATCGTCCACGAACCGCAGGTGGCCTTGCTGTTCCTGATCCCCGGCATAGGCGAGGCCATCCGCGTGATGGGCCGGGCCCGCATCAGCGCTGCGCCAGCCCTGCTGCAGCGCTTCGCCGTCGATGGCGACAAGCTGCCCCGCTCGGTGCTGGTGGTCGAGGTGGACAAGGTGTTCTTCCAATGCGCCCGCGCCGTCAAGCGCTCGGGCCTGTGGGACCCGGCGGCGCAGATCGAGCGCAGCAGCCTGCCCTCGACCGGCTCGGTGCTGGCCGGGCTCAGTGCCGGTTTCGACGGGGCCGCCTACGACGAGGCGCTGCCGGCCCGGCAGCAGGCCACGCTCTATTGA
- a CDS encoding nucleoside hydrolase, whose translation MKPRPILIDTDPGQDDAIAILLALASPELELLGLTCVAGNVPLALTSRNARIICELANRSDIPVYAGAAKPLQRELVTAEFVHGKSGLDGIELPEPTMPLREGHAVDFIVETLMQREGVTACALGPLTNIALALEREPRIAKRIEQIVLMGGGYFEGGNITPAAEFNFYVDPQAAAAVFASGIPITMAPLDVTHQALTTRPRIAALRGLGNRVGEVAARWMEFFERFDEQKYGQEGGPLHDPCVIAWLLKPELFTGRSCNVEIETHSELTLGMSVVDWWGVTPRPQNAWVLGGVDADGYFKLITERLGRLP comes from the coding sequence ATGAAGCCAAGGCCGATATTGATCGACACCGACCCCGGCCAGGATGACGCCATCGCCATCCTGCTGGCCCTGGCCAGCCCGGAGCTGGAGTTGCTGGGCCTGACCTGCGTGGCCGGCAACGTGCCGCTGGCGCTGACCAGCCGGAACGCCCGCATCATTTGCGAGCTGGCGAATCGCAGCGACATCCCGGTCTATGCCGGCGCAGCCAAGCCCTTGCAGCGCGAGCTGGTGACGGCCGAGTTCGTCCACGGCAAGAGCGGCCTCGACGGCATCGAATTGCCTGAGCCGACCATGCCGCTGCGCGAGGGCCATGCGGTCGACTTCATCGTCGAGACGCTGATGCAGCGCGAGGGCGTCACCGCCTGCGCCCTGGGGCCGCTGACCAATATCGCGCTGGCGCTGGAACGCGAGCCGCGCATCGCCAAGCGCATCGAGCAGATCGTGCTGATGGGCGGTGGCTACTTCGAGGGCGGCAACATCACGCCGGCCGCCGAATTCAACTTCTATGTGGACCCGCAGGCCGCGGCCGCCGTGTTCGCCTCGGGCATCCCTATCACCATGGCGCCGCTGGACGTAACCCACCAGGCCCTGACCACCCGGCCGCGCATCGCCGCCCTGCGCGGTCTGGGCAACCGGGTCGGCGAGGTGGCCGCCCGCTGGATGGAGTTCTTCGAGCGCTTCGACGAACAGAAGTACGGCCAGGAAGGCGGCCCGCTGCACGACCCCTGCGTGATCGCCTGGCTGCTGAAGCCCGAGCTGTTCACGGGCCGCTCCTGCAATGTCGAGATCGAGACCCACAGCGAGCTGACCCTGGGCATGAGTGTGGTCGACTGGTGGGGCGTCACGCCGCGGCCGCAGAATGCGTGGGTGCTGGGCGGCGTCGATGCCGACGGCTACTTCAAGCTGATCACCGAGAGACTGGGGAGATTGCCATGA
- a CDS encoding fumarylacetoacetate hydrolase family protein, which translates to MKLATYNDGSRDGQLVVVSRDLSQAHYASGVATRMQQLLDDWNFVAPQLEDLSQTLNHGKARHAFPFEPQRCMAPLPRAYQWADGSAYINHVELVRKARGAEVPESFYTDPLMYQGGSDDFLGPCQGARFVSEAMGIDFEAEIAVITGDLPMGTGADEALEGIRLVMLANDWSLRNLIPNELAKGFGFFQSKPATAFSPVAVTPDELGDAWKKGRLHLTLQTMWNGRKVGQCEAGPEMTFHFGQLIAHIAKTRNVRAGSIVGSGTVSNKDWAKGYSCIAEKRAIEMIENNGEAKTEFMKFGDTVRIEMKGKDGQSLFGAIEQDVLPLHDEVAK; encoded by the coding sequence ATGAAACTTGCTACCTACAACGACGGATCGCGGGACGGCCAGCTGGTCGTCGTCTCGCGCGACCTCAGCCAGGCCCATTACGCCAGCGGCGTGGCCACGCGGATGCAGCAGCTGCTGGACGACTGGAACTTCGTCGCGCCACAGCTGGAGGACCTGAGCCAGACCCTGAACCACGGCAAGGCCCGCCACGCCTTCCCATTCGAGCCGCAGCGTTGCATGGCGCCGCTGCCCCGGGCCTATCAGTGGGCCGATGGCTCGGCCTACATCAACCATGTGGAACTGGTGCGCAAGGCCCGCGGCGCCGAGGTGCCGGAGAGCTTCTACACCGACCCCTTGATGTACCAGGGCGGCAGCGACGACTTCCTCGGCCCCTGCCAGGGCGCCCGTTTCGTCTCAGAGGCCATGGGCATCGACTTCGAGGCCGAGATCGCCGTCATCACCGGCGACCTGCCCATGGGCACCGGCGCGGACGAGGCGCTGGAAGGCATACGCCTCGTGATGCTGGCCAATGACTGGAGCCTGCGCAACCTCATTCCCAATGAGCTGGCCAAGGGCTTCGGCTTCTTCCAGAGCAAGCCGGCCACAGCGTTCAGCCCGGTGGCCGTGACGCCCGACGAGCTGGGCGACGCCTGGAAGAAGGGCCGCCTCCATCTGACACTCCAGACCATGTGGAACGGTCGCAAGGTCGGCCAATGCGAAGCCGGGCCGGAGATGACGTTCCATTTCGGCCAGCTGATCGCCCACATCGCCAAGACGCGCAATGTGCGGGCCGGCTCCATCGTCGGTTCGGGCACGGTCTCCAACAAGGACTGGGCCAAGGGCTACAGCTGCATCGCCGAGAAGCGCGCCATCGAGATGATCGAGAACAACGGCGAAGCCAAGACCGAGTTCATGAAGTTCGGCGACACGGTGCGCATAGAGATGAAGGGCAAGGACGGGCAGAGCCTGTTCGGGGCGATCGAGCAGGATGTTCTTCCGCTGCACGATGAAGTTGCGAAATGA